The Calorimonas adulescens genomic sequence ATTGTTATATATTCTACACAACTATAAAAATTCCTTCTCACTATAAAAATTTTTTATCATCAAGATAGAAAAATATCACCGGCTGACTGCCGGTGGTATTCTCCATTAAAACTCTACGAACCTGTCCTTCGTAGCACCGCAGATCGGGCATTTCTCCGGAGCTTCATTGGTTGTGGTATATCCACATATTGAGCAAATGTAAATCTTCCCTATCTCTATGTCTTCTCCCTTGTCAACAACCATCTTGGCATCACCGTACATTATCTCATGAATCTTTTCAGCCTCTAAAGCACCGTGGAAGCCCATGTTTGCTGCCTTTTCATCCTGCAGCTGTGCTACAGCCATATAGGCTGGATACATCTCGTTTACCTCAAAGTGTTCACCATCTATGCAGGTCTGGAGATTATCAGATGTGGTATTTACCTCACCCAAATTCCTGTAATGGTTTGTCGCATGTACCTGCTCAGCATAGGCTATAGCTTTAAATAGTCTTGCCACATTCTTTTTGCCTTCCTTTTCCGCTACATCAGAAAATATAAGATACCTCATATGGGCCTGGCTCTCGCCGGCATAAGCTGCCAAAAGGTTCTGTTTTGTCATTTCATGCATATTATCTACCTCCTATAAATTTTGTTTTCTTTAATAATTATTCGACGTTAATAATAATTTTCCTGCTTGATCAAAAAAATTTTTTTGGATCTTTTTATCTTCTTCTATCATAATAACCGGGCATCATACCCGGTTATTTTAACATCATAGCTTTTTTAAATAGATTTTCTTTTATTAATCTGTATGCTTCTTCCGGCCTTTCCTTAATACATAGGTGACCTGTTTGAAGCATCACGTGTATCTTTGAATTATTAATCCCGGCACTTAGTATTTTAGAATACACAGCAGGCGTTAGTATGTCTTCACTGCCGCACAACACAACAGTAGGAACATTTATCCTGTAGAGCTCTGCGGTGCGGTCATAGGCCATGGGCCCTTTGAGGAGGTTTACAAACGGCTTTACCGGCAGATGCTTATTTTTTATACAGTAATGATATGCTGTGTCATGGTTATCCTCAAGGTACGTTGCACCCCAAAGGTAGGGAAAGGCCACATCTACCAGTGCATCCCAGCCTGCTCTCTCTGCAGTTGAAATCCAGCTTTTTATCTTGCTCATAAGCATCCTGTCAGTATGGCTGTAAGAACCTATGAGTGCGAGCGATTTTACCCTATCAGGGTAGTCAATGGCTGCGCTTTGCGCTATAGCACCCCCATTAAAAAGCCCAACAAGGTGGGCATATTCAAGCCCTATATGGTCCATAAGACCAATCAGGTCTTTCACATGCTGCCTTGTGTAATATACCTCATCCGGCTTATCAGACAGGCCTTGCCCGCGTAGGTCATAGGTTATAATACGAAATTCATTTTCCATGCACTGGATAATTTCAGACCAGACCAGAGAATCCAGGTATACCCCATTTACAAAAATGATTGGCTCACCCTCAGGATTTCCACTCTCTTCGTAGTATATCTTTACATCTTTAGAATTAAATACAGCCATAAAATCAACTCCTTAATGTCATATAGGCCGGTGTTTATACCGGCCTCAGGAGGGGTCACCATATCTTTAACTCCTCTGCCTGCCTTTTTAACTCCACCCTGAAGTTGGGATGAGCTATGGCGATGAGGTTA encodes the following:
- a CDS encoding rubrerythrin family protein — translated: MHEMTKQNLLAAYAGESQAHMRYLIFSDVAEKEGKKNVARLFKAIAYAEQVHATNHYRNLGEVNTTSDNLQTCIDGEHFEVNEMYPAYMAVAQLQDEKAANMGFHGALEAEKIHEIMYGDAKMVVDKGEDIEIGKIYICSICGYTTTNEAPEKCPICGATKDRFVEF
- a CDS encoding alpha/beta fold hydrolase, which produces MAVFNSKDVKIYYEESGNPEGEPIIFVNGVYLDSLVWSEIIQCMENEFRIITYDLRGQGLSDKPDEVYYTRQHVKDLIGLMDHIGLEYAHLVGLFNGGAIAQSAAIDYPDRVKSLALIGSYSHTDRMLMSKIKSWISTAERAGWDALVDVAFPYLWGATYLEDNHDTAYHYCIKNKHLPVKPFVNLLKGPMAYDRTAELYRINVPTVVLCGSEDILTPAVYSKILSAGINNSKIHVMLQTGHLCIKERPEEAYRLIKENLFKKAMMLK